The region GCCACACGACACAAGCTTTGCAGGCGTTCGCAGGAGCGTACTCTTGTGAATGCATGCCACCACACGTAGATTCGCGTCTTTAGGAAATCAAGATTTGACGCGAGCTGCATTGTGCTGACccaattttattgcaatagcaattatatggacgcggACGCTCCtggcgcatttttgccgttggcgtcaccgtgaagttccgtataaagtccaagggcgataaaatcgtcgccgtgtgccatatgctgtatgtgcggaagaaagcgtgcgagggtgagccggcaatcgcagtTCAATCTCGCGCACGTAATCGAGGAAAGCGGCAAGGAAGCGCACCATCTTTTGTCGCGTGCCCGCCCGGGCCGCAGCGCTCGGCACAGCTCCGAGGGGAGAGTAGGGAGGGATGGGTTTGTTTTACTCCAGGTGGGTCCGGGCGGCCGCACGCAACCGCCCGGgcctctgcatcttgaaagccatctgcgtcggggacacggACCACCGTGGGTTGTGTTTTCGGGGCTTAGTTACGTGGACGCAGTACTAAGGTCAATTCCCTCGCTATTGCTGCTGCGCTtactcaccccagcgttttgacagcgagtttcagcggtcatcgagtgagatgtgttcatgtttgcttgcgcgtgcgtgacaCAATGCTCGTTCATTTGGTTTGTATGagtatgtttacaagtttatacggccgacaaaactactattcttacttcgtatagctgtccactgatttgttatcacaatcgatgctgcacctttcgggcgaaaccgcgcCTTTTCTAAATTACCAAAGAGAAAACATACCTCTGGTTTGAAATCTATTAGAGAAAATATCGCACAGACATTGTCTTCTATGCCCTTTGGTTCGAGTTCTGGTATTTTTTTAGCTAAAATATCGATGCAGTTACTATCTGAAAATTCAAGCATCATCTTCCTGCTCAAGGACCATCATTGAATCGTGAACTTATAACTTGGATTGTCATCTCAAGGAAGATGACTTCTTGTACTGTTAATTTAGCAAAAACATGAAGCCACAAACGGCCTGGCATGGCAGGACGCATGAGACGTTAATTATTTTATGGTTGTATCGCGTGATAATCGTCAGTGAAGGACAAGTACCCGTAGGACATGTTGTGTTAGTGTGCAATTTTAATATCAAACAATCGTTTTTATTCAAATAGCACAGATGAACGCATAAATGGGCAGGAATTTGTAACAGCTCTGTAAATACGAGTGTATTTTGCCACAAGTGTCACACATTCTTACGTGCTTGGAAGCTGTAAAGTTTTCCCCTAGTATGGAGGACTGCTGAAGCAAGTATTCTCACTGCTCACCAAACTGAGCACTTCTGAGTGGTAAATTTACCATGTGGGAAGAAGCTCCTCTTTTGGCTATGTTTATAAGCAGTGTCTCATACTCCTTAAATCTCTTTGTGGAAACCTTTCTTCAAGTCTGATGGCTTCGGTTGTTCAGTCAATGTTTGTTACTCCATCTCAGTCTTCTGTGAAGCAATTTCCTGTTTGGATTTGTACACAATGCAGTATTTCCCAGCGAGCCGTCTTTGCTATACGAAGAATTTGCTGCGACATATTGTACCAATGTAGCAACAAGGACTCATTTTCGGGAATTGGCAAGAGATGGCTGCCACCAGTGTTGCAATTTTAGCAATCTTGTCGCTAGATTTCGCGACCTCCTTGTCTATTTACCGACAAAACTTTCAATTTAGTGACCAACGACATTGTTTAGCGACATGACAGTGCTGCCGACATTTTGGTGACTCAGAAGTTTGGAAAATCACTTCGAAAATAGCCTGCTAGAACACACTTTCTTATTCAAACGCTAGATGCGAGTGGCTGAAATTGGCTGTATGGCATGTACGATCTTTAACTATGATGAAACGATGGCTGCGTTCACAGGATTCACAGCCTGCTGAcaaaatgcatgtttttttttattcttcacgAAACCGATTTGAATAGGTATTAGCGTTCCGGCTTCTGCCCTTTCACTAAATACAGTTAGAACGAGCAGGTGAATAATAAGATATATCGACTGTTCAAAGGCGTATACATAGGACTGGCAGGGCTCGTTCCCGCGAGCCTGAACACACTGCTACCTTATTGCATGACTTTTGGACAAATCAGTACTGCGAAGAGGTTTCAGTTAGACCAAAAGGCGGGAGCGTAGTATGTGACTTGCATAAAGGTCACGTAATTTTCATCCCTGCATATTAACACGTGACCTTTTCAGTCTTGCCGAATTTTGTTATCGTTTAAGGAGGGCCGAGAACTAGAAAGCTGTCAGGGATAATGTTGACCAAGTGCATTTGCATGCTAGGAAAAAAAAGATCAAtcgcctgtgtttttttttaattgtgcggTACTGGGAACCTCAATATCTGAGGGTGAGCTTTAAATTTCAGCTGTCATTGTCCGTTGTCATGTAAGAATTATAGTAAAGTAAAAGTCCACTAAATACAGAGTGCTGGTAAATTCACCGTTTTTTCCTCACTTACGCGGGCCCTAGGCAAACAGGAGAGGTTTAGGCAACTGATTTACGAGTTTCTAGCATATATTATATAGTGTTCGAAAGTGGTAGACGTTACATAAAATTGTTAGAAGTTCTAGCGACAATTTCCGTGACATTGCTGCAAAATTAAGCGGAAATGTAGCGACTTTTTTGTTGCTGTTCAGCGGCATGCTTTAAAAAATTATGGCAACATTGCCTTCAATTTGCCGATAATCTGCCTTTTTTTATTGTCTGGGAGGTGTTTTTTAAGGGGCTACAAGATTTGCGGGTGGGCTTCTGACAGCAAATACTCATCCCTGCATATCCCGTTGAACTAGCGTAGAACTGTATTTGCAAGCTAAATATATTGAATAAGTTCGACTAATGTAtccatggtataggaagcaagaaCAACAAAAGAAGTAGCAGAAAGCGACATAAATCTTTAAAATCAAATGAGTATGGAGGTTCAGAAGTTCGAGACTTCAAGTGATCACTGTTCTAGTAGACAGGCGGCCCTATGAGTTGTGACCCGTTTTAAATGATTAACTGCATGTGGCCGAACAATGAACATTTCAGGCTGGAGCTCCAGCTTAAAACATTTGTACTTGCGCCACTGTTAAACATGGAAGTGGGTCACAAATCATAGGGCCACTCCAGCCNNNNNNNNNNNNNNNNNNNNNNNNNNNNNNNNNNNNNNNNNNNNNNNNNNNNNNNNNNNNNNNNNNNNNNNNNNNNNNNNNNNNNNNNNNNNNNNNNNNNTTACAGCTACCTGGAGTGATTGAGAGACAAAGCTGCTTCTTGATTATTATGCTAGGTATGCGCCATCTGTGGGGCCAATGAAGAAGTTTAAATGCAAGAGGGAAATGTTTGACCAAATTGGCCGTGATATGTTTGCTTTACTAAATGTTGTGCGAACTGGTATTCAGTGCGAGACTCGTTTTAAGACCATTGCGAAACGCAAACGCAATGAAGATCGCAACAATCGCACGTCTGGTCATTCACGCTGCAATGTGGTGTTTGAGGAAGAGTTTGCAGCTATTCGAGCTATAGATGACAGCCTAGAACCAGAGGTTCTTCGGGGAGTAAAGAAAGTGACATACGAGAGAGTACCTTCAGCTGCACATGCCACTGCGGAGGACCCAAACCTCGTGTCATCAGTATCAGCAAACCTGGATGACAATAGCCAGGGCTTCATCAACACAGCACTTCCAGAGCAAGTGGAAAATGGCAGGCTTCATTGTGATGGTACTACACCCAAAGGAAGACCTGCGCGCCCAAGAAATCAACGGCCAAGTACTGACCGTATGAAACATATGAAGATGTTTTTTGATGAGATGCACAAAATCAACGAACAGCGCGAAGCTCGAAaataagaaagagaaagaaagtgcgAGGAAGCACGTGCACAGCGACATCAAGAAATCCTCCAAGCACATGCAGATTACATGGACGCTTTGCGGAAGATCGACAAGGAAAGGAGAATGAGCACATAATGAGGCACACCGTAAACAATGTTTACAACATAATTGGATATTTATTTAAACTCCAAAACAGCTGGACATTTTTTACGCGactagcgtttttttttcattgcaaaaAGGACATGCAGTTCATTTCAGAACCATAAACGCAACAACTGCTTGCGTCAATAAAACTTTAAAAGCACTGTGTCTCATGCCTTGTTCATAAATAAGAGAAATGCTTCATGCGCACTTTTCTTACACCATCATGACAGAATGAGCAAACTTATAAACGCTGTGCCAGGTTGCTCCGCTTCAGTTCACCAAGGCGCCGCAGGGCTGACTCTCTCTGTGTCGGTATGGACTGGCTTGCTTCCTTTCATTCTTCCTCTCGGAGAATGCCATGATGAGCGATCTCTTGTTGTCTTTCCTACAGGTCGTCATCAGTTAGGATCTCGTCAACATTTAAATCCCCAACGTCAAGGCAAATATTGTGCAGTGTACAGCAAGCAATGATGAATGGCGTTATCTTGTCCACAGTTTGGAATTCAATGTACCGCAGTTGGCGGAACCTCTGTTTGAGGCGGCCCAATGCGTTCTCGATCACGAAACGCGTCGAAGAGTAACGGTAGTTGTACACAATTTGCGCATCTGTCATGGCACCAAAATCTTTGTATGGTGTAAGAAGGTGTTCTGGTATTGGATAGGCAGCATCTCCAAGAATGTGGTACTGGTTGATTTGGCAGATTGTTGGCAGATCCTCGTTCACTGTTGACAGCCCAAGGACTCTGGCATCGGGGATCTTGCTGGGGGTGCCTGCAAAAACGTCTTCAAATCTCCCATTGCTGTCGCATATGCCTTGCATGGTGATTGAAACTTGGTCATATCTGTTTGTGTACGTTGATCTGAGTTTGTTGTTCGGGCACCTGATTGGAATGTATGTTCCGTCAATACACCCAAGCACGTTGGGAAATCCAGCAACCTGAGCAAAGGTATGTTTACCATGAAGTACCCACATCTGCTCAGTAATGCATGCAGACCATTGCAAGTGCTAGTCACATACAAAACATGAAAGAACAGTGAATGACAAAAGCAACATAAAATGTGTAATAAACAGACAATGTTTTTCTGCTTTCCAAGCCATTAAATTAATTGAATGGTAACACGCAATATTACTCAGAAATATGCGAGCCAAAAGCAACGACCCTGGGAAAATGATGAAATCCGCAACTAGTACCTGTACCGCTCATTTCAACCAGCCACATTGGCCTCCA is a window of Dermacentor silvarum isolate Dsil-2018 chromosome 4, BIME_Dsil_1.4, whole genome shotgun sequence DNA encoding:
- the LOC119449106 gene encoding putative nuclease HARBI1, with the protein product MSRKDSFSVALMPSPLLAYVESSSDSSESDDDFNRTCEHKFAQLFDMPNRIPKATGYVKNVVRMYSEKEFRRNFRLPRKSCYALIERFSQCSFFSSNQRHGGSPGKTAEDHMLSFLWYAANKASMREVSVLFDTAESIQLVIINRVLDLMCSIAPEEIYFSNNKEAVAREFEKVAGFPNVLGCIDGTYIPIRCPNNKLRSTYTNRYDQVSITMQGICDSNGRFEDVFAGTPSKIPDARVLGLSTVNEDLPTICQINQYHILGDAAYPIPEHLLTPYKDFGAMTDAQIVYNYRYSSTRFVIENALGRLKQRFRQLRYIEFQTVDKITPFIIACCTLHNICLDVGDLNVDEILTDDDL